The sequence below is a genomic window from Pongo abelii isolate AG06213 chromosome 15, NHGRI_mPonAbe1-v2.0_pri, whole genome shotgun sequence.
gtggctcacgcctgtaatctcagcactttgggaggccaagacaggtggatcacctgaggtcaggagtttgagaccagcctggccaacatggcgaaaccgcatctctactaaaaatacaaaaattagccaggcgtcacggcacttgcctataatcccagctactccagaggctgaggcaggagaatcgctcgaacccaggaggcagaggttgcaatgagctgagatcacgccactgcactccagcctgggtaacagaacaagactccatcctcaaaaaaataaaataaaataaaatagtgtgttttctttctccacaAGGTGGATAGATTTGTTGGGATACTACCAAAAACAAATTTATACTTAAATGATATGATGCAGAGTACTGATGAGACCAGAGTTAGAGAAAATGGAGGAGGCAGTTTTTGAATGggattttgaaagataaatagaACTGAAATAAGTTGTTAATTATAACACATGGTATCGGTtggggaggaggtggtgtctTAGTCTGTCTGGGGTGCTAGAACAAAACACCTTaggctggttaatttataaacaatagacagatatttctcacagttctggagactgggaagtccaaaattcAGGTGCCCGCAGAGTCAGTGTTTGCTTGAGGGCCCATTCCTCATAGACGGATCCTTCTACGTGTCCGTACCTGTTAAAAGGAACAAACAAGCTcgcttgggcctcttttataagtcagagccctcatgaatgggattagtgcccttataaaagtggactacaggcacacactaccacgccctgctaattttgtattttctgtagagacaatgtgtcgccatgttgcccaggctggtcttgaactcctgcgctcaagtgatccactcatcttggcttcccagagtgctgggattacaggcatgagccaccatgcccagcctatctgGTGCTTTTATTATACACTAAGAAATTAAATCAAAACAACTAATTAATGAATGGTCCTGAGGCATTAACTATCTTATTGGTAATGCTTTATgtgtttcttaatttatttttaaggtgGCAGTTACTCGTAGTATCTGCTGCTTAGGCTTCATAATTTCTTGCCCTTCTTATCTTTGGAGACCAATTCACCATACAAACCACGAGCAGCATAGCCATACCTCCGATCTCATCCTACACTTTAGATTTGCCTTagagttcttttgtttttctgtcttttttttttttttttttttgagacagagtctcactgtgttatccaggctggagtacagcggtgctatctcggctcacctcaacctcgcctcctgggttcaagcgattcttgtgacgcggcttccagagtagctgggactacaggcacatgccaccacacctggcaaatttttatatttttagtagagacaaggctttaacatgttggccaggctggtcgcaaactcctgatgtcaagtgatccgcctgcctcggtctcccaaagtgctgggattacaggcatgagccaccacacccggccagtttgCCTCAGAGTTCTTAAGTGCTGCTCCCTTTCTGTTCATACCCTTTCCAGTGGTCTCTCACTGTCCACAGATGCTGAACCTATCTGTGTGTAGTTCTCATtcgttgggtttttttttttttttttaagatggaatcttgctctgttgcccaggctggagtgcagtggcacaatctctgctcactgtaacctatgtatgcctcctgggttcaggcaattctcctgcctcagcctcccaagtagctaggattacaggcatgcgccagcatgcctagctaattcttctatttttagtagagaaggggtttcaccatgttggccaggctggtctcgaactcctgacctcaggtgatccacctgccttggcctcccagagtgctgtgattacaggtgtgagccaccatacccaggttAATTGGGTTTTTTAAATTGATCTCCTGCCTCTCCATTTCCTCTTCCATCAGCAGATGGCTTCATCTCCTATTACATTGAAATGCTGGCATCCAATGTGAGCTCCCCTATCGTTTCTCTTCTCTGTCTCAGAGTATATCTGCCACTATACccatcatttttttatttcttcctcccataaagaaaagctgtttttaaaaaattacccttcTGTCTGTGTTTACAATTcaatctcttcctcctgcttcttgTATTATTCTGTCTCTAACAAGTACAGTacaatattttctcctttatgtGTAAAGTGCTTAAGCAGTGattgatattttcaaataaactgtTTAATTATTTGAATTCTTTGGGTTAGGCAGACATCACCTAAAGAAGCGTTGgtattttctttctcagtattTCGGAGACTATGGTGGACTAATCTCTTTTTCCagattctgaaatattttaaaatcagaaaaagtgATTTTaggtcagatgtggtggctcacgcctgtaatcccagcactttgggaggctgaggcaggtggatcacctgaggtcaggagttcgagaccagcctgaccaacatggagaaaccccgtctctactaaaaataaaaaatagccaggcatggtggtgcatgcctgtaatctcagctactcagggggctgaggcaggagaattgcccctgaacccaggaggtagaggttgcagtgagccaagatcgtgccattgcactccagcctgggcaacaagagcaaaactccatctcaaaaaaaaaaacaaaaaaaaaaatagcaaaagctATTGTATgcctgatgtggtggctcacacctgtaaagcactttgggaggctgaggcaggcagatcacttgacatcaggagttcgagaccagcctggccaacatggcgaaaccctgtctctactaaaaatacaaaaaattagccagtcatggtggcacgcacctgtagtcgcagctactcgggtagctgaggcatgagaattgcttgaccgTGGGagacagacgttgcagtgagtcaaagaccatgccactgcactccagtgtgggcgacagagtaagattctgtctgtaaaaaaaaataaataaataatagaataagTGATTTTATTGTCTGTTGGGATTTTATTGTCTGTTAGGTCAGtggatatgtgtgtatgtgtttttctttctttttctttgaacccacagtaaccaaaatatcCACTGAGGACGATGGATTGGTGCGGAACATTGATGGAATAGGTGATCAGGAAGTTATCAAACCTGAAAATGGAGAGCATCAAGATAGTACCCTCAAAGAGGATGTTCCAGAACAGGGAAAGGATGATGTCCGGGAGGTTAAAGTAGAGCAGAACAGTGAACCATGTGCCGGCTCTAGTTCTGAATCTGATCTCCAGGTAATGTGTGAAGTACGAGCCGTCAAGAAGTAagactgggccaggcgcagtggctcacgcctgtaatctcagcactttgggaggctgaggtggcggatcacctgaggtcacgggtgtgagaccagccttggcaacatggttaaacctcatctttactaaaattacaaaaactagccgggcatggtggcacgtgcctgtaatcccagctactcaggaggctgaggcaggagaattgcttgaacccaggaggcggaggttacagtgatccgagatcatgccactgcactgtagcctgggcgacagaacgagattccgtctcaaaaaaaagaaagaaaacggaAGCGGAATTAATTCTGTAAACTTATGGCTTTGGATTTCAATTTTATCCTTTGCCTAAAGAAATCTCTTTACAAAATCTAAACTATGAAAACTATGGTAGTTTAAAAAGCATGCTtcaaaacttaattttatttcagacAGTGTTTAAGAATGAAAGCCTCAACGCAGAATCAAAATCTGGCTGCAAACTTCAGGAGCTTAAAGCTAAGCAGTTTATAAAGAAAGACACTGCCACCTATTGGCCCCTGAACTGGCGTAGCAAGTTGTGTACCTGCCAAGACTGTATGGTAAAGTATCTGACTGAGTTCAGTGTTAGCATGTTTTGTGTACTGATGCCCCAGAATAAGAACACCTGgggaaaaaattcaattttttttaccagaggaagaaaggaaaataaaaagaacacctGAACAATATGTTTACGGAATTAATGTTTAGGAGACCCTCAAAATTTTTACATTAAGCAAATTTATGACATAGTACTTAGAGTTGGAATGTttgtggaagaaatggataattatgcagtattttaaatttatttattttaattttagtttactTATCTTTGTTATATCAAAAAGTTGCTTGGAAACACTGGTTGAAAGTTACAGTAAATTGGCCAGGCactttggctcacgcctgtaatcccagcactctgggaggccaagttaggtaatcacctgaggtcaggagttcgagaccagcctgaccaacatggtgaaatcctgtctgtactaaaaatacaaaattagctgggcgtgttggcacatgcctgtaatcccagcttcttgggaggccaaggcaggagaatcacttgaacctggaaggcggaggttgcgatgagtcgagattgcgccattgcactccagcctgggcaacaagagtgaaactccatctcaaaaaaaaaaaaaaagaaagttacagtAAATCAATGGTTTTTAAATAAAGATCTCATAGACCATATGACATCTGGGAAACTGggagatttctgaaagaaatttaggcaaaaagaataaatccttCTAGCAATTCTGTGTTAAGAGGCTCCAGTTTTTCTAGgtcttaatataaaaaaattacatttttagtgATTCTCATGAAAttgactttctgagaatgataaACAGTTCTAATggggaaattttctttctttttttttttttttttccctaaagaaaATGTATGGAGATCTAGATGTCTTGTTCCTGACAGATGAATACGACACAGTTCTGGCTTATGAAAACAAAGGCAAGATTGCCCAGGCCACTGACAGGAGCGATCCCCTAATGGATACCCTTAGCAGCATGAATAGAGTCCAGCAAGTGGAACTCATTTGTGgtaaatgctgtgtgtgtgtgaaaattcATAGTTTCCTTCACTatgtaaaaaaatataaaggGGGCAGTAAAcacctatatttttaatttaatacaaagaattaaaattttgaattgtAAACCATTGCTTGATTTTCATATTGGTGGGTATTCAGCTGCTTTTACCATTGAATCAGAGTTACATGCTAGAATAATTACATACTTGAGAAACCACAACATATGCTATTCTGATTAAGGGTAGATGGATGAATGCAAATTTTCCATCCATCGAAACAATTTTTTGGACATTATGTGTCATGTTTTTGAGCAAGGCATGTCACCATTTTGACAGTTCTTGAGGTTGCTTCAGTGGTTCACAGGAAACCACTAGAGGAGAAAATACCCCCAAACCCTTGATTGAAGGCTTTTAcatccccccaccaccacccagctGCAGCAGGCCAAACTTATTTCAGTGATTTCTATCCCAGCCATTTCCACTTGGATGCCACCACTTTTATGTGCCTTTTATGGCATCAgtcatttctgtcttttattatttatttatttattttgagacagggtcttgctctgttgcccaggctggagtgcaatggtgcattctcggctcactgcaacctctgctgcccaggctcaagtgattctcctgcctcagcctctcaagtagctgtgaccacagacgcatgccactgtgcccccctaattttttttttttttgagatggagtctcactctgtcacccaggctggagtgctgtggcgtgatctcggctcactgcaacctctgcctcccgggttcaagtgattctcttgcctcagcctcccaggtagctaggattacaggcacccgccaccatgcttggctaatttactttgtatttttggtagagacaaggtttcaccatgttggccaagctggtttcgaacttctgacctcaggtgatctacccgccttggcctcccaaagtactgggattacaggcatgagccaccatgcccggtccccactaatttttgtatttttagtagagtcagggtttcaccatgtcacccaggctggtctcgaactcccgagctgaggtgatccacctgcctcggcctcccaaagcgttgggattacaggtgcaagccactgcacctggccttgtattttatttataactattaatttctttttgcctttattaGAGTAAAAACTTTTCAAGGATAGATGCTGCACCTAAAAGATATTTGTAGCCCTCAAGGTACCTTGTACATAATATAAACTGTTAAGTGAGTCAGTTTGTTtgagctgggcacgatggctcacacctgtaatcccagcactttggaaggccaaggcaggtggatcacctgaggtcaggagttcaagaccagcctggctgatgtggtgaaaacctgtctctactaaaaatacaaaaaagtagccaggcatggtggcgcgtgcctgtagtcccagctactcgggaggcggaggttgcagtgagctgagatcgtgccactgcattccagcctgggtgacagagtgagactccatctcaaaaaataaattaaattaaattaattaaatattcaaCAAGTCCAAGGTTATTTCAGCTACCAGAATTCCAGAGAAATAGGAAgcccttttaaaaattcttaatctTTATGGGATTAGGATATCTCTgctttttgtgctttttaaaaaattttgctttttattttttaatgaaaaagggTCTCATATCAACATGGTGGAAGTATAGATAATTTGGGAACGAGTTTCTATGCAGATTTCacttaagaaaatttttatttagacTACATTATTAACAGACTCAGGTGTCAATGGcaaagaatattttgtttttgaaagcaaATGGTTTATCTAAACTTAAATacttttgtggttttgatttagaATACAATGATTTGAAGACTGAACTTAAAGACTATCTCAAGAGATTTGCTGATGAAGGCACGGTATGTTGAGTTAAAGAATTCTAATCATAGCCCTGTAAGTTTTGAATGAAGGGTTTATTTCCTTTGATGATTAAAAGTGACTGCAACtggtggggtgcggtggctcacacctgtaatcccagtactttgggaggccgaggtgggtggatcacaaggtcaggagttcaagaccagcctggccaatatggtgaaaccccatctctactaaaaatacaaaaattagctgggcgtggtgacgggcgcctgtagtcccagctagtagggaggctgaggcaggagactcacttgaacccaggaggcagaggttgtagtgagccgagattgtgccactgcactttagcctgggtgacagagcaagaccctatctcaaaaaaaaaaaaaaaatgactgcgACTTAAGTGGGTACTTGAGAGTTGAATTCAGGGACTGTTTTGAGCAAATTGGCAGGCTAAGGGAAATGAATAGGAGTTAGTGAAACATCAGAGTTACATTGGGAGTCCTTACTAACCCCAGCTAAGCCAGGAGGAATGATGGGAGGGCGCAGTCCCACAACCTCTGAGAGAGTACTCGTAGCTTAGCAGAAGGTCATTGGAAGGAATCCACAGTACTGATTCTGCTGATCCTGACCTTGAAGCATGGATCTTTGGGAGTGGGAGGGGAAAATGACTGGGCAGGAAAAATTAACACTAGACCCATTTTCTGGAATTCTAAGTTCCATAGTTTAGAATagaaactgggcatggtggccgggtgcagtgggtcatgctttaatcccagcactttaggaggctgaggtgggcggatcacctgaggtcaggagttcaagaccagcctggtcaacatgatgaaactttgtctctacaaaaatacacaaattagctgggtatgagggcgggtgcctataatcccagctactccgaggctgaggcaggagaatcgcttgaacccggtaggtggaggttgcagtgagccaagattgtgctattgcacttcagcctgggtgacagagcaagactctatctcaaaaaaaaaaaaaaaaaaaaaagaactgggctGGCGGcttgtacctgtagttccagctactccggaggctggcTTGAGCCCTGCTTTCTTAGATGATGTCATCTCTGTCTACCTACTTTAGGtcgttttttccttttttttcttttttggggtggggggcatTCCTGAGTTTATTTGGGGCACACCGGGGCGAGGGCCCTGCCCCTAGAAGAAGGTGTTGGGCCTCTTGGTGGTGAAGCGTGGCTTGTGCTGACGGGCAGGACCCGGTGGGGCAGCGGGAAACTTGATCTTGGAGTCGTGGAACTGCTTGATGGCCGGCCGGCTGGCGGCACTTGCTGGCTGCGATCTCCTCCACCTTCAGGATCTTGATGGAGTGGGCCCAGGCGCGGTGCCGGGCGCCCATAGACGTCTCGGTAGCACTGGGTAACAGCGCCCCCGGTGGTCAGGTCTCGGTATTCCCGGTACATGTTGTGGGTGCCGCTCCGGGAGTCATAGCTCAGCCAGATGCCAAAGTTCTTGACCCGCAGTGGGAACTTCTCAAACACCTGCCCACAGTAGACAATCTCCCCTGAAGACATCTTCATCTTCTTTAACTGAGATACGAAGTACCAGAAGCGTGACTTGGCGACGACATGATTAGGCGCAAAGATTCGCATGCGGTAGAGGGGCGGTGTGTGGCATTTGGGGGTGGGCAGGCAGCGACCCACCACCTTGTACTCTCATAGTGTGCCCGAGGCCTTCATGGCGTCCTCTCCACGCTCGCCACCACCCGCAAAAGGCTAGAtcgtttttttctttgtcatagATGTGGGAAGAACATTTAACTGCCTGAATTTCTGGACAGGGTCACAGTGCTGCCTGCTGCCTTTCTGCAAAATGAATTGTAAAGTTAAAAGAGCCTTCTCCTAAATGGCTTTCTCAGTTTTTAGAGACTTCTTCACTATCACTGGGAACAATTCCTACTTCCttacagatcttttttttttgagacggattcttgctgtgtcgcctaggttggagggcagtggcgtgatctcggctcaccgcaacctccgcctcccaggttcatgccattctcctgcctcagcttcccaagtacctggactacaggcgcccgccaccacgcctggctaattttttgtatttttagtagagatggggtttcaccgtgttagccaggatggtctcgatttcctgacctcatgatccgcccacattggcctcccaaagtgctgagattacaggcatgagccaccgtgcccggcctttccTACAGTTCTTAAAACTTAATGTAGTTATTCTTGTTTCTGTTGCAGAGACTATCCTCTGGTTAATACAGACTCAAGCTTCTTTGGTGCTAGAACTAAGAATGTTCATGGGTGTAATGGGGCACTCTGCCTCAGTGTAGTAACCTCTGAACTGTCAATGGACATTCGAGGTGTTTCAAATAGTCTGCAGGCATGCCCTCCTGATGCTGGTGCTGTTGCACCTCCACTCTTTTGTGGTcggttttctttattaattttatcacaaacatatacttaaaattacataaaagaaaaaagttaggcATGTTCTTTTTCATGCACATTGGAGACTTTTACTCAAAGTCTTCACAGGTATCTTCAACATCTGGGTCCTTGTTATCACTAGTGCCACTCTTTAGCAGTCTTTAGGAGAGAATTTTTTATCTGACCAGATAATTTAGAAGGTCAGAAAAAtgtggtatttttgttgtttgttccaTGACATTACTAACCagatcttcacagaaaaagaaacaaaacctcagGTTGCCATAAAGCTTATCTGCTTTGGTTGTATTTGTCCATAGGGATAATGTTAATAAGTTCTAGCTGTTCTTAGATGATGGACTGCCTTCTGTTTAATGTTTGTgtctaacaaaacaaaaacaaaaaacaaaaaaaaacccacttagATTGGGCTCAGTgtctcatgcctggaatcccagcactttgggaggctaaggtgagaggattgcttgagcccaggagttcaagactagcctgggcaagatgatgagaccccgcctctacaaaaaaaaaaaaaaaaaaattaggcaggcatggtgacatgtgcctgtggtcccagctacttgggaggctgagatcggaggatcgcttgagcccaggaatttgaggctccaatgagctgtaatcacacctctgtactccagcctgggtgacagagcaagaccctgtctctaaaaagcaataataattaataaacttAGAAACTacaaattttctgaaataaattaaaaaactgaTTTGTTATTAAACCCAAGTATTTATTCCCTAGCATTTCTACTCTGCACGTTAGCTGTGACCATTTGAGGATATCCAGAAACCAAAAGCTGCACAGTCTCATTTGTGTGTTGTTAGGTCTCCTCCTACAGTATCCTTGctagagatatttccttttacttatGGGCTTTCTGTGGCTAATGTTTGTAATCCAGGGTAGGGACAGATCCTTCATTTTGCAGCTTGCAAGTATCCTATTTATTAGCATTTTGTTAAGTGTAAATTCCCGTGCCATTTAGCCAAGTACATTAGAATTTTGAGCTGCAGTCATTTCAGGATGTGTTCAGCCTCTGCATCCTGAATCTGTTAGGGGTTTGGATTCCTCACTGGTTGAGCAGCAGTATTACTGTTGGTGCTTATGAAACTGGTGTATTAGCTACTGGTCTGAGAAAATTATTCCAAGTTAGCATTATTCCAAGTTGCTATTTTGAGTATGTTAGCCGCACTTACTAGGGAATGAGAGGGAAGTTTTCACTTTATACCcctttcttactttctctttatctctttcccTTTTTGCCAAATTCATTCACGtgctctatttttctttgtctttccttcACTCTCCCTGTCTCACTGTCCTTCTTTCCTAACAATAAGCATGTGTtaccttattaaaaaataaacatgctgggtgtcatggctcacacctgtaatcccagcattctgggaggaagcgggaggatcacttgagctcagaagtttgagaccagcgtggataatatagtgagacctcgtatctacacaaaatttaaaaattagccaggcgtaggctgggcgcggtggctcatgcctgtaatcccagcactttgggaggccgaggcgggcagatcatgaagtcaggagatcgagaccatcctggctaacatggtgaaaccccgtctctactaaaaatacaaaaaaaaaaaattagccgggcttggtggcgggcacctgtagtcccagctactcgggaggctgaggcaggagaatggtgtgaacccgggaggcagagcttgcagtgaaccaagatcgtgccactgcactccagcctgggcgacagagcgagactctgtctcaaaaaaaaaaaaaaaattagccaggcgtggcgtgcaccctatagtcccagctccttgggaggctgaggtgggaggttcgtTTGAGtcaaggaggtcgaggctgcagtgaactgtgattgcaccactgcactccaatctgggtggcagagggagaccctgtctcaaaaaataaataaaaaaacctgTTTCTGTGATGGCATTAGACAGCTTTCGATTGGATCCATTGGCGCAGACTCGCTGTTGGGGGCAGGGACTGCCAGGTTGTCCagttggctttttgttttgttttgtttgagatggagtctcaactctgtcgcccaggctggagtgtagtggcgcgatctcagctcaccgcggcctccgcctc
It includes:
- the UBR7 gene encoding putative E3 ubiquitin-protein ligase UBR7 isoform X3 translates to MRRALSWAAVTPRSAPTRRNFRCDCGNSKFKNLECKLLPDKAKVNSGNKYNDNFFGLYCICKRPYPDPEDEIPDEMIQCVVCEDWFHGRHLGAIPPESGDFQEMVCQACMKRCSFLWAYAAQLAVTKISTEDDGLVRNIDGIGDQEVIKPENGEHQDSTLKEDVPEQGKDDVREVKVEQNSEPCAGSSSESDLQTVFKNESLNAESKSGCKLQELKAKQFIKKDTATYWPLNWRSKLCTCQDCMKMYGDLDVLFLTDEYDTVLAYENKGKIAQATDRSDPLMDTLSSMNRVQQVELICEYNDLKTELKDYLKRFADEGTVVKREDIQQFFEEFQSKKRRRVDGMQYYCS